The Solanum dulcamara chromosome 6, daSolDulc1.2, whole genome shotgun sequence genome contains the following window.
AACATATcaaaagaattgaaacatcgcgGGGAgctcaaatctaaaatttgaattttgtagCGTAAGATTTGAGCTAATGTCCATTAAAATCCGTCATTTAAGATATTCAAAGctcgaattttaaaatttcatacaCAAACGTTAATCGTTTCAAgtgaataatatatcaaaaaactcAAAACATTGAGAGGAactcatatctaaaatttgagatTGTTTAAATGTGATTTGGTCTAGTCAGGATTGAAGGGAAAAAATTCTAACTCTTTGAGGAAGATGAATACTGAAATGTATAAATATTGTTTAACAGTGTAAATGAATATGTATATACATCtctaatatacatagttatatatcatatatacacagttatatacaaatatagaaacactacatatatatataaccattTAGTTGGAATGTTTCTGGATGACGATACATTTACGTAAGAAGCCCAATCATTTTTGCCAGCTATAGCAGAAAAGTacgccccccccccccaccccacccacaCACACTTTCGAAATATTTACGTGCAAGTTAGCAATTATATTGTAGTACTAATTATTATCGTTTGGTCGATGAATTAATCTCGAACTATCATTTTCCTTAATACCcaaataggaaaagaaaaaagagataatTTTTGTCgcattattttttgaaaaattttcgcatatagcaactcaaaaATAGCTTAATAATGCTCCATAGTTATAATTTGCTAATAACAATTCATAACTATAATTATAGCaccgtttgtataattcgcgcaacATTTGTATACGTTTATAtaattcactatacaattcacaatttttgtataacgtttgtatatttcactatacaattcatgtaaaacgtttgtataattcgctatacaatttgtagtgtttgtatatttcgctatacagtTAGATTTGCGCAcagagtttgtataattcgcgcgaattatataaaaatcaactgtataatcgcgcgatttatacaaaactcaaactgtaattacagctagatgtttgttgtgagccataattaattcaaattataactatgttagctaattaactagtatatattttcttatttgcataagttttccttattttttttatcatatgcATTTTAGTCCCTACGTTAACTTTAGAGGGCCATCGATGGATTTCGCCAATTATTTATGTTTGCACTATCCCCAAAACTCAATTTTTGTTTCTTCATTTCATTTTGATTCTTCTAGAAACTTTGGTTGTATGAATATAGACAAAATTTTCGATAACAAAATGGGCATACGCTTGACATGCATTGTATATAATTGTATGTTATACAAATGATAAACATTcgcacacacatatatatacacaagatACAATCATTCTACCAACCATAGCTATACCACCATTCATTTAATCACTAGACACGCGCTTACATATTTTTGTATGTgatatttatattgttatgtcggaaaaagacggtttaaaattaatatcaattttttagagaaaaaatcaattttagaaaagtgattcgtcacttaatttttaaggaaagtcaagaaaccttaattttaaagaccctaacagatttaaatcttaaaattagagaaaaatgGGTAAGAGGtttttatttccactttgagaaggtgttagcactcaaagtggccgctaacgcacGGTTATTccacgatttgaaaattatttgactaactttttaaaaatattaatttaaaaggaaatatagagtttaaaactatttttgaaaaaaaatgatcaagctTATACATTggaaataatatgaaaagaaagtaaagtttaTCAAAATGGCTAAacaaaggtagaaaatcatttaaaaagtACATTATCATGAAATGTTTTATCTTTatgggaatctaattaagttaaaacaaattaaaattaatatctaaacaagcataaataacataagtaaagaAATTATTACAAtcaaaatcaatataaataaataataaataacacatgaaaatatggccccgacacttagtttttgtacgcctggactaagctgttggtCATCTACGTTTTGGGTCTTAGGACCAATTCCACTGTATATCGCAGCTATATCTATACTATATATCGGAATGTATATATACtctatacaatattatttctgcATATCGAATTGTATACCACCTGTTTGTTTTTAGTATTTTCCATATATCACTGTATATAAGACTATATATACACtaatatacaatgtatataagactgtatatatactgatatatagtgtatataacATACActaatatacagtgtatataacattattttcttgcatatcgtactgtatatatattgtatatcaaTATATACAACACAGTTTTCCATGTGTATTCCACATATGCagctcaatatcaatattcgaatCATGTATATTAGCTTTCTTTTTatgtatcaacttttcagcaattCGAGTAAGATGatggagactcaaaactcaacgatatgcaaggATAGAGTCCAAAGATAGACTCTCATTGATATCACGTGcgccaaaataaaattacataagcatctactcattttaTGCTAAACCAacgaatatatcatgatattttaaggtatcaaattgatgggcatcctAGAGGTGATtaacaacatgtatatatgtagacaaagaaaaggaaagaagaaatatattcaagtaactaaaggacacggaattaatatatacgctatactaactcaaattttaaagaaagaattcaaATCAATTAGGTCATTACAGTTttaactaaataataacttaagcatatttttgttatctaaatcatgttaagagaagaaattaaaaacatgaaaatctatattaaattaaaaacatgaaaatctatattgtcaaagaaaaatacttggaaaaataatgaacaaaactaaaatctttcatgaaataatgaacaaaacacATGCTAGTTacttaatcctaacacatgctaactataagaaatttctatcattaatctaattgttcttaatacatgctaactaaaaaaataagactacgaatcaactaaatataaaaaatgaaataattaaataaaataaagccgagaaaagattttacctcttttcgggcaGCAAGACTGAAGACGACAAGCGGAAGATGACTTCACCACCACCTAAGAGTTTGACGGAACTCcaatccacaaaaagaaaaattaaaaatttagactcgaaccttcgtgggttcgacgttataagaactcTGTTCTTaacctaaattttgacttcaatctcctattctCCTCCTTAGAGAAAAATATAGACTGATAACTAGGAATTTTCATAACTTTaaggctggggacaagagtccaaaatcctagccaagtaaagaaaatttctaactttggggtggtcCAAAAACCTCCCTCTTCTTCCCCTCTTCTTAATGAGAAtctgagcctttatataggctccaaaaccCCCAAATTCTTCATGAATTTTTGACGTGGGAGAatgagattttttatttttttagaaaaaactaaaaatttcaacaatacaaactataattaaactaacctaactaacattgtatttagttaaaaaataaaatatttttgagataattttcgaataaccacataaatagtaatcaaagatatagttatatagaaatatgtatattatactaaaatttataaaaagataaaaatagttaagaataacataaaaatatctttgtttttataaaagctaattatttcaaaaatgttcaaaatttaaagaaactcgatagctaatttacatcgtggagggtcaaaattaggtgtcaaTACCTCCACTTTCCATAATTTTGATTCGGACATATAAAAAGTGATCTAAATCACGTATTGGGCTCGTGCAGTGCACAAGCAACTCCCGTCTAGTATATGTATGTAACTAATAAGTGACTGCGACAACCGTAATATATAGCTCCCCACCTTCAATTGAGACTAAGTAGGCATTTGGATATGCAATTTCATTTcgtgatttgaaatcatgagatgaaatcagcgtctgaaaatataatttcatctcataattttaaatcatgagatgaaattctaaattctccaaaaagtttgatttgagaatttcatatcatgatttcacaATTTTGTAGGACAAAAATTGACCCACaaacttatattttatatattttttttaaaaaaatatcattttatatCTACCAAccatttatttcatatgtaaacaaatttataatttactCTTTACCAATTTCCATTCCCACCATATGGTAACTTTAAATTACATCTCAACTAGCTAATTTCAATCATTTGGAAAAAGCCATCGCTGAGAATAAATATTAATTGTTTACACAAAGTTATCTCATTTCCATCATGTCTCTTTAGTAAATCTTTACAAAAATGTTACTTTTATTGGTAGATAGATATTAGAGATGAGTGTTAAAAACACTTTtaaactatctttttttttgagtttcatacctaaattattgaaagtatgagtttcatacctaaaataAGAAAACCTAGTTGATGCATGACATGTATGACTCACATTATAGTCTGCGAAAaaccagtttagattctaggtaagggtttacattattccaaagggaagtTGTTAGGCACCCTTCAAAATCCACAAACTATGGTATTCGGCTAGCTTTAATTTATCAAAGAGGAAGggataaaattactatttgcaagtataacacaatatatatatatatatatatatatatatatatatatgtactaaaatcgtataaaaatatatgtataaaaaagtATGTATCAAGTAAATAATGTATATTATTGTCAACTATGTGAATGAAAATGtgagaaagaataaaaaatagcttttatgcaatattaaaaggATAGCTctttattaatatgaataaaaaacTCTTTTAccacataaaaagaaaaataattttgaatatcattttcaaaatatatctcTGAATACATGTACAAAcacttgataaaatattaataatgaataaataattatcaaaataatttaaaaatatatttgtctatatatatatatatatatattactaaaatagaattctattatATAATGCGCTCAGATGTGTAACTGTTATAAGTATTGCATCCCTATTTTTTGCAAATAAGGAACAACATCATGGTGATTcgtaaaaaatcaattcaattggTTAAAAAAGACTTTAAgagaaaatagtttaatttaaagagtaatttaaggagtcaccataattttaggataattaaaattcaattaattatttttaaaaaatgtctaCGAAACCAATAGATCCTAAGTAAGGGGGTCAAATTATTCCGAAGGAAAGGTATTAACATCCTTCAGAATCCACAATTGTGGGTCGCAGTTgaacttattttttaaattgaggagatgAAAACATTGcataaatatataatgaaatatacataaagagTAAATAAAACCAATAATATAAGGAACGACCTAATATTtgcctaacgtcaataatatacacaataataaattataaatattattcgAACTTAACTCCAATAGCTTTTTCGGAGAGAAATTCTGAGTACCTGTAAAAAACACTTAATAAAAGTGTTAGTAAGGGATgaatatgaataataataatgatgatgatgataataataataactaaaaataaaatccgtCTTATAAAAAGTGAGGTCTTGAaaatcgacggtaatttcttcatcggccaTTTAATTTGCAATATATTTTCAATCATAAAATTGGCGtgaaacaaatgaaagataATGAAGTATTAACTAATAAGATGCAACAAGCGAATAATAACATTCATAACAAACTGATAATAACAACTAAATAATATAGCAACACGAGTCTAACACTGTTACAAAAATGAATGAGACCAATTTTAATAAATCATATGcaaacaaaaatagaatcaacaatataaataaagtaaacaatATCAACTAACTAACCAAAAAAGTGGAATCATTAAGgaaatataaataacaataaaCATACCCAGATCACTGGGAAATGCAAACATAAtccataaaaattaaaataaccataaagttaataaaaatagaaaaacagtAACCAAATTCAAATAGCACAACTTAAAAAACATGCACGAAAtcactaaaaaataaatcaaagtaGCAAGTTTATGTACAATACAACAAATATTTCGTGAAAAGAAAATAGTCACAATAACAAAATTATGAACACCCATTTACAGAATCATCAAACAAAGTCAAACAAGAGAACCAAGTATTAACACAATAGTCAAAAGTTTtgccaaaatttcaacttctccaacaagatttataaataatcaataaatatatattaacaaaagtagcaacaataattgaaagaaaaagtaaaataaaatgacaattgACCATTTCAActtacaaaatataatatataatttaaacttaaattaaaatttcagaAATGGAAAAGCCTCAAAAACTGACGAAGTGATTTTTTCATTGGCTATTTCTAATTTATAAGACAAGAAATCCTATGAAACAAACAAAAGATAATGAGTAATAATTACAATAACTTGCAAGCTATAACTAAATGACAAAAAAACCAAACAACAAGATAGGTTACTAGAGACCAAAAAATGGATGAATtagttcaaataaattaaaaccaaCTATAAATGAACAAAACATAGCAGCAACAAATGAGTTAAAATAAATAGAGATCCAAAGTTACTAAAATGAAGGTCAAAAATAACAAATGCAAGGCTATCCCCACCACAATCATAAACGTAGTAAAAATTAGTGACTAAGGTTGTAGAAGAACAAAATCAACAAAGAATAAAGGTTATAAAATATAGAACAACTATGAAAATGAGAGAACATAAAAAACCAACATAATTATACAATCAACCAATATATAAAGAAACAGTGACCAAATAGAAGAACAAACAATAATGGTCGGAACCAGAATAtttaataagggggttcaagaaaattaaaaaaataaacacgcGAAGAAATCAAAACAAACACAATTCTCTATTGAAAGTGCAAGTATATTACTACAACTGTACACGACGAGGTTTAATTCGTTGAAATGTTTTTATAATAACATCATTACAGATCCTATTAAATACATCTTTTTCTATATAAGGCACCAAGCAACCACTAAAATAACTCTCATTCATTCGACTCCGCAAGTCATTCTTGATAAACTTCATTGTCGAAAAAGTTCTTTCAACGGATGCAGTGGCAACTGGCAAGAGCAAGGCAAGTTTCACTAAGAGGAATACATGAGGGTAGTTTGAATGTTTCTTTGTCTGAACTAATCGTTTTGAAAGATCACAAAGTCCTTTTAGATCGGAGAACCTTTCATCAAGATTACGAACATCAATAATGTAACTCGCAAGTTGATTCTCAAGAACCCCCATACTAAATTCATCAAAGTCATCAGGATAATGTTCAtccattctcattattttcctGAGATCAAAACTAGAAAATGAGTCAATTGGATTTAAACAAGTAATTCCATGAAGCAAATCAGTCGTTACTTCATCAAAACGATAAGAAAGCTCTTGAATTTGCCAATCAATAACTTTGCAAAACACTTCAACGTAATAATAGTGTGAGATAGTACAACCAGCAAGTTTACGCTGTGATCTCAAATAGGTAAAGTACGGCTCATCTAACTTAGGTATCAAAATTTGATACTTGATACAAAATTTAGATACTTTATCAATAAGCGAACCCCATTCTTCCTCTCTAAACTTTTGCAACCTTTTCTTTGCTACTTGAACAAGTAGCATGGCATTTATGATATCTTGCTCTTTTTTCTGTAAGCATTTGTTAAGCTCATATGTGATTGCTAAAATATCTCTCATCAAATGCAAtatgaatgcaaca
Protein-coding sequences here:
- the LOC129892685 gene encoding uncharacterized protein LOC129892685; translation: MDEYRESQKKRVQEALDTGELETGRGLHQEFGLTRACDTRWGSHYKSFSNFILMFGSIVDVLNDIVVGIHCPDESAKVMGFLRACQTFDVAFILHLMRDILAITYELNKCLQKKEQDIINAMLLVQVAKKRLQKFREEEWGSLIDKVSKFCIKYQILIPKLDEPYFTYLRSQRKLAGCTISHYYYVEVFCKVIDWQIQELSYRFDEVTTDLLHGITCLNPIDSFSSFDLRKIMRMDEHYPDDFDEFSMGVLENQLASYIIDVRNLDERFSDLKGLCDLSKRLVQTKKHSNYPHVFLLVKLALLLPVATASVERTFSTMKFIKNDLRSRMNESYFSGCLVPYIEKDVFNRICNDVIIKTFQRIKPRRVQL